The region TGTTCCACGTACACTCATGGGGATACCCACACTTCAGCATACTCACTGGTAGGAAATACATAATGCCCGGTCGTTACGAGGTGCCCAAGATCCTAGAACTAATGAAGAAGGAGGCACCCAGCAACCCCAACGCGGGCGTCTACTCGGCCATGGTACCCACAATACTGCACATGATCCTAACACACCCAGACGCTGAGAAGTACAGGGATGTCCTTAGGAGGTGGAAGGTAATAATAGGCGGGGCCGCACTACCCGAGGGACTGGCCAGGCTGGCCAAGAGCTTCGGCGTTAAGATCGCAGCTGGCTATGGCCTCTCTGAGACATGCCCAGTGCTTACGGTTGCATACCCAACACTGGAGATTATGAAGTTGGACCCAGAGGCCAGGTTTAGGGAGATGATAAAGACTGGCGTGCCAATACCGCTGGCACAAGTTCGTGTTGTTGACCCAAGCGGTAAGGATGTGCCTTGGGATGGGAAGACCGTGGGCGAAATAATAGTGAGGACCCCCTGGCTAACCCGTGAGTACTACAAGGATCCCGAGAAGACCGCTAAGCTTTGGGAGGGTGATTGGTTGCACACTGGTGACTTGGCCGTTGTGGATCAGTACGGTTACTTACAGATTGTGGATAGGGAGAAGGACGCCATCAAGTCTGGTGGTGAGTTCATACCATCGCTACTCCTCGAGGACGTAATATCCACGCACCCCAAGGTGTCCGCGGTGGCCGTTGTGGGCATGCCCCATGAGAAGTGGGGTGAGAGGCCCGTGGCGTTTATAATACCCAAGGGTGAGCTTACTGAGGAGGAGTTGAGGGAATTCCTCATGAAGAAGGTTGATGAGGGTAAGATAATGAAGTGGTGGATACCGGATAAGTTCATATTCGTGAGGGAGTTACCACTAACGAGCACAGGTAAGATTGATAAGAAGGTGCTTAGGGAGCAGGTTAAGCAGATGCTATCCCAACAGAAGTGATGGGGGTTGCCTAGGAACCTTAAAATCAAACAGGGTTATGCTTTATTACCCTGAAACCAGTGGTTAATGCGTATGGACTTCGGATTCTCCAGGGAGGAGGTATTATTTAGGGATTCCGTGAGGGAGTTCGGTGAGAGGTACGTAAAACCACACTGGATTGAACTGGACGAGGGCAAGTACTCACTCCTCGACCTAATACCCAGGCTTGCGGAGCACGGGCTAGTGGGGTTAACAATAAGCTCAAGGTACGGTGGTTCAGAGGGCTCATTCTTAATGGCCGCCATAGCGGCTGAGGAACTGGCCAAGGCGGACCCAAGCCTAGCCGTGCCCGTGTACTTCCTACTTGAGACAGCATGGCCCTTCATAGTCCAGAGGTACGCCAAGGACAGTGTTAAGGAGGAGGTGTTGCCTAGGCTCGTTAAGGGCGAGGCGTGGATTGGCATAGCATCCACGGAACCCCAGGGGGGCAGTGACGTGGCTGGTGAAAGGACCGAGGCCAAGTTCGTGAATGGTAAGTGGTTGGTTACGGGTGAGAAGAGCATGGTGACCGGCGTCTCCATAGCCCTTAAGTTACCCTACGGTGGTGGCTTTGTAACAATAACCAGGACCGGGCCACTAGAGGCTAGGCATAGGGCAATAACCACGTTCCTACTCATGGTCAAGAGGAATGGGGTGGTCAATGAGGGTATCGAGACCAGGGAGTGGGATGAGTGGGGTAGGCACGGCATACCCACTAATTACCTAAAATTGAACAACACACCCGTGGACCCGGACTTCATACTGGGCGAGGTTAACAACGGCTTTAAGATAGCCATGGAGGGCTTCAACGTTGCGAGGACCATAATAGGGGCCGCATCCATAGGCTCCGCAATGTGGCTGCTGGAGCAGGGAAGGGAGTGGATTAAGCAGAGGGTGGTTTTTGGGAAGCCCATAGCCTCGTACCAATCCATAAGCTTCAAATACGCAGAGCTCCACGCAAGGCTTGAGGCGGCTAAGTTAATGGTTTACAAGGCCGCGTGGCTAGCCGATAAATTCTACAGTGGAGACCCAGCGGTGAGTATAAGTGACGTGGCTGCCGCGGGCGCCATGGCCAAGATGCTAGCCGTGGAGGCTGCGGTGGACACGGGGCTCGAGGTTATGAAGTGGTTTGGAGGAATGAGTTACTTCAGGGAGACCCCAATAGCCAGGGCATTGCTGGGCATACTTAGTTACTACGTGGGTGCCGAGGGGACGCAGAACATAATGAGATTAATAATCGCGAGGCAGGTAATAGGTAGGGAGGTTGAGTGAAATAACCAAGGCATTAAAATATGTATTAAACCCTGGCGGGCCCGGTGGGATTTGAACCCACGACCTACGGCTTAGAAGGCCGCCGCTCTGTCCATGCTGAGCTACGGGCCCTATTGGTTCATATCGTTATTTTATTCCTGTTTTTTAAGTTCTTTCGCTTAGCGTGATTCGTGCTCGTCGGTGTGAATAACGTTTAAAAATAAGCCTTGTTTCTCTCCCTGATGAGTAAATCGAAGGCCATTAACACCATGGGTTTAAGGACAACTGTGCAGAGTCCGAAAATACCACTCTTCATAAGAATCACACAGTGGCTTACTATTTCATCAGCATTACTCTCCTTTTCGTTGCTTGGCTACTATGTAAGGCTTTACCCCGTATTTCTCTACGGGTTTTATATCAACGAGTTTGATCCTTACATTAGGTACTTCATGACCGAGCAGATACTTAAGTACGGAGCCCTGAAGGGGCTCCTCTGGTGGTTACATAAGGGTTATGGGGCTCACTTCACTGATTTCTGGTATCCATGGGGTATTAACTGGACTGTGGTGCTTTCTCCTGGTGTTTCCTGGCTTGGTGCAGTACTGTATAAGGTACTCGCTCACTTTGGTTATAGCTTACTGCAGACCGTTGTTTTATTCCCTGCTATTTTAAATGCCATGGTTGTACCAGCAATGTTTTACTTAGGGTATAGGCTAGGAGGTAAGTATGTGGGGTTAACCGCAGCCTTATGGTCCGTGTTCTCCACAATGATCCTCCAGAGGGCCACCGCAGGTTGGTTTGCAGATGCGCCTGTCTTTCAATTAATGGCCACATTGGGACTTGCGTTTTATGTTGAAACCTTAACGAGGAACGATAGGTATTGGTTGATTTTCGCAATTCTCTCCGCATTATTCAATGGCATGACTGTGTGGCTCTGGGGCTCCTACGTATTCCTCTGGAACTTCTATGGATTATTCACAATTGCCGTATTATTGTACATACTAATTAGGATGGCAATGAGGCAGAATCCCCTGATTAATGTCGATAGGGTCGTATTTTCCTACATACTTACTGATCTTGGGTTTAACACATTCGTGGTAATAACCCCCAGGTACTCGATCTATACATTATTATCGGGTTTAAGCGCTGTTGCAAATGCTACATTGCTCTTTGCATTAATTTCCTACTTACTAATAAAGCTTTACCAAAACCCAAAATACCAGCGTACCATGTCGATGATGATTAAGTACTTCCTGGTAGTTCTTGTGGTATTGATTGCTGTGTTTATTATTTCTGGTCTCATGGGAATTGGTGGTAAGTTCCTAGGTGCTTTATCACCACTGGCCAGGAGCGCCATTGTTCAGAGCGTTGCGGAGCATAGCCCATCAAGCCTCCAGCAGAGTTTCTTCAACGTCTCGATTACGCTGCCCTTCGTTATATACACAATACTACTCTCGGTATTCACATTATCATTACCGGCCCTCCTAATAAGTATTGGTTCCCTCGCCGCCGCTTACTTCGCGTCATCCGAGGTTTGGTTGTTCATGATCCTGGGCCTATTTTGGATACCAGCCACGGCGTACGGTTTCATTAAGCTTTCTGAGTTATCGCTGGGTAGGAAGTCCCTGGTTGGTCTCGTGGTGATGACCGTGCTGGGTGTTTTAATGGCCATTTCATTAATCATAAACCTACAACCCGCCCTATCCACGGCCATACTCCCACAGCAGATAGTGAGCACGGTAACACCCCCATACCCCACCCCAGACTGGCTTGATGCCCTTAGGTGGATTTCATATAATACACCACCCAATGCCACCATCCTCTCCTGGTGGGATTACGGTTACTGGACGGCTGTCATTGGTAATAGAACCAGCCTTGCGGATAACTCCACAGTCAATAGTACGCAGATAGCCCTGATTGGACTCTTCTTCATGTCCAACCCATATAACTACACGGGTGTTTTGGACATTCTCAATGAGCTTCATGATCCGCAGTACATCCTGATATTTGAGCCGTACATCGTGGTTCCAACTAACCGTAGCATATGCGTACTAATACCCGAGTACCCCGCTGGCGGTGACTTCGCCAAGAGTTACTGGATGGCTAGGATAGCTGGTTATAGCGTCCCATACATCGAGACTCACTACATAGGTATTGGTCAATTAACAACACAATCAGGTATCCTGTCCATTTATGTACCGTACGCAAACGACGCCACTGGTTACTACGCAGCGGTCAACACAACACTGTACCTATTAATGTTCAATTCAGAGGTGGTGGACTCATCATATGCTGTGTGGAGCATGTGTGCCCGGAATGGGATTCCGGCGTACTGGGTATTTGAGAGCATACCAATGGTGGTGTCCAGTGGGACCACGTTTAAGGTAATAACAGAACCACTGTCAGGTTACCAGGGGCCATCAACACCGTACTATTACCTCCTAAGCCCACCACCATGGGCCCAGTTGGTCTATGTATCGAGGCCCTATGGCTGGGTCATTATTTATAAGATTAATTATGACGTGCTCAGGAGCCTCGCTGGCTCAGTTTCTCAATGATTAACTTAGCAACATCGGGGCTTAACTTCAACTCCCCACTAATCACCCTCATGTATAAGCGATACTTACCATACCTATCCTCAGGGGAGAATTTGGCTGGGTGGGGGACCTCAAGCTCCCCACCGCAGTATGGGCATCTATCCTTCCTAAGGGTGTACCTACCGCAGGACTTGCACCTTCTCATTATTGAGTCCACGGGGCCAGTACGAAGGACCCATTTATAAGGCTAATTATGATTGTTCGGTGATCCTTGAGAAACTGGCCTCGCCGCCCCTCTTCTTCATCTCCCTGGTTATGAAGTTCACCATGTCATTGAGCGCCTGCTCAAGCTTCTTTGGGTCCCTACCCACCAGGTCCACCCTATACCTTGGCGGTCCTATGGTGTAGATACTAACCTTCTCAACACCCTCGCCCTTAGCGAGCTCCATGGACTTCGTAAGAACCTCCCTGATATGCCTAACACCATCAGGCCTTATACTAACTACCCTGATCACGCCCGATATGGTGATGGGCTCCACCTCCACCCTCTCCCTGGCAACCTCCAGTATTGCGTTTATTACATTATCGTCCAAGCCCAATTTCCTCAGTTCTACTGGTCCGTGTTTAGCCACGTTCTCGAACATGGTTAGGAGGTCTCCGTAGTAGTCCTCAAGCTTCCATCCAAAGTCCCTGAGGGCCTTGTCCAGTGGTATGTTTAGTTTCTTGGCCACCAGCTCCAGCAGCCTTATCCCCCTTAGGGTCCTCTTCCACTTATTCATCTTCTCCTTCCTCTCCTCATCCCTAACCTTCTTTAGGGATACATCCACTAACTTCCTGCTTGGGTTAACCCTAACCACCCTAAACACCGTTTTCTGACCCACCTTTAGGTAATCCTTTATGTCGTGGAACCAGGACTGAACCACCTCATTGATTGGCGCGTAGGCCTCCAGGCCTCCGTACTCATCCAGTAGTACGTAGGCCCCATGATCCTCTATCCTATAGACCGTGCCCACAACCAATTCCCCAATTTCTGGCAGTTCCTTCCTACTGATCCTAATACTGAGAACACCTTTCTTAATCTCCTCAGCCTTATCCTCCCTTTTGCTCATTGATTACAGGGTGGTTACCTGGGTAATTTATACTTTTTTACTCGTACGTGGTGACCACGGTCCCGCCAACGATCTTACCAACACCGCCTGTGGGTTCTATTAGGACGTTACCGCAGACCAGGCACCTAACTATCATGGATGGTCTATCGAAGACCACCTGCTCATTACCGCAGTTATTACACCTAATCCTTATGAACCTGGACCTGGGCCTTGGTATTAGGACCTTGCGCCAGTTAGTGGGCACTCACCTCACCTCCGTAAGCTCTACCTTCTTCAACCTACCCAGTGGTTTCATTATTACGTAACCGCACTGCCTACACTGTAGCTTGAGTACCACGACCTTCGTGGTCTTGGCAAACCTCTTCTGCTTGGGCTTCCTACTGGACCCATAGCCCTTAAGCTTCCTCAGATACCTCCTCTGGCCCTCGGCCAGGTTCCTCCTCTTACCATGGCTGTAAATGGACACTGTGTGCTCCGTGTAGGCATTACACCTGGGGCAATACGCATTCACAACCTTTGGGAACTTCACGACTTGCGGAGTACAAGCCCCCTTTAAATGCTTTTACCTACGCAATAATGTCCACAACCCCCCTATCCCTCAGTGTCGATGCGTCAGTCCCAGGTAGGGCTGCCACGTCAAAAACCTCAAAAGGCCCCAGTTGCGCCAGCGTAACGCTTTTGAGTTGTGGGAATCCATTCCTGAAGGATACCATGGTCAATCCCTCACTAACCCTTTGGGTCGACCCTAGCTCTAGGAGTGGTGTGAGGAGGCGCCTCTCCTCGGTCATTAGTAACTCATTGGGTATTTCCCTACCCATCCTGTACATCCTCATTATCTTCCCAATGCGAATCACGACCAGCATCTCCAATTGCTCCCTCACCATGGAATTTATGCTCCTCGCAATCTCCTGATCGCTGATTATTGAGGCCATGTACTCATTGATCTCATGGACAATCCTAGCGTATGAGTCAAAGGGTGGTTTTTGCAGGTCATCGCTGGACATCTCCATCTTCACAAACTCCTGTAACTTCATCAATGCGCCACTAATCAAGGAACTCACCCCAGCCTGTCATTACTAAGTAAATGCCTATGTTTATGGGGACCTTAACAATACTTCCCTCATCACCCGCCACATCAACCCCCATAACCCTCCTCACAGGTAACCTCCTGAGTAACCTAATGGTTAGTGAACCCTTCTTAAATGGCGTTGCCAAGTCTATAACGTACTCAACACCCCTCTCGAGATCGCCTAGCCCCAGCTCCGCAACCCTCAGCCCAGTCTTCCCATGGAGGCTATTGTGCATCCTAATCAATCTGTGTATGTCCATTGTGACGACCTCATCCACGTGAACCGCCAACTTCCTGGAAATCTCACCATTCAATGAGGATAACCTACCCATGACGTTCCTTGGCACTTTGTCACGTTTGCTTTGAAGTTCCTCCAGGAGTTCCGCGTCGATATCGTGGAGAGCCTCCGCGACCCTACCACCAACCCCCCTTATCTTTGGGTCTATGAGGACCACATCACGTGTACGTAAGCGCCTAATTAGGTGCTCAGTGTTGAATTCCCTCATTAGTAGGTAATCTATTATTTCCCTCCTCTCGTTATCACTAAGCCTCTTAACCTCATCACCCTCTATGTGTACGTGGAATCCACGATGCCCAGAGAAGTAAACCCTCAAATCCCTCTCTGTGAAGCCGAAGTCGTCAGTTAATACGTCTATCAGTTTCTCAACCTCCTCCAGGGCGTCCCCCAGGCACTCTAGGGTCATGAGTTCCGTGGCCCTGCAGCTCTCGGTCTCCAGGTGGTCACCATCTATGTCGAAGACCAGGTCCGCACCCAACCAACCCTTCTGGTCCATGTCCTGATTAGACGGGTCCCGGTACAGCGCTGTGGAATAGTAGACGTGGGCCGGTACATTGTTTACTAGGTACTGCTTAAGTTCCTGCGCATTCTTGAATGATACGTGCCTAACCATACCCTCCTTATCGAAGAATTGAAAACCAAACTCCCTAAGCTCAATGTTGCTTACCTCCAGGTTAGCCGATCTGTAGTAATTCCTAAACAATACCTTCATCAACTTCGCAAAATCCTCACTTAGCATGTTAACCATGCATATCAAGGCATTGTGCCCTTTTTAATTACTTAGGGATTTTACAGCGATTTTACTCAGGTATTACTCAATCATTGGGGCTACGTAGTAGGTTAACTTACCGCCCATGGGTATCTCGAAGGTAAGCGCAATGGGCTTCTGTGTGGCGAACTCCACGGTAACTATATCGCTAATCCTGTACGCCTTGGACACCGTGTCCACTAGGTAATCAAGGCTGTACTTGGCGGTGGCCGGCTCCTTTAGGTCGTACTCGAACATGACCTCGCCCTCCTTCTCAAACTTAACCTCCACATCACCCTTATCACTGCTTGCGGTTACGTACAACCCATCATCCCTGGCATCGAACTTAACAGCATCCGCTATCACATCGGCATCCTTAAGCGCCTGGTTTAGGGAGTCGCTGGAGAGTTTGGCTAGTACCGTGAACACCACCTTTGGTGTTGGTAATTCCTCAGCGCTTATGTCCATTAGGGGTAGGGTCATGGTCCTAGAGGCCTTACTCACCAGTTTCACCCTTAACTTACCCTCACTAACCTCCATGCTCAGTTTATCACCCTTCTTAATCCTCCTAAGTAGTTTCTTGAAGTCCGTGAAGTTAATCCCAATCCTCACATCCTCGCTCAGGTTCTCTGGGTACTCCTCAAAGGCCTCCCTGGGTATTAATAGGTCTATCATCGCTGTTCTCGAGGGGTCCAACGCCCTGAGCTTCATGCCGTCGTTGGAGACTGTGAAGCTTGCCTCCTCAATCAATGCCGAGATAGCGTCCACTATCTGGGCGAACTCCCTGGCATCTGGGTATGTGATTTTAACCTCAGGCATCACTAGGACTCTCACGGCCCAAATTTAAAACCTACACTTCAGCGGGTAACCTGTATTACCTTAATTTTAATCACTCGTACTCACGCCACACGTAGCCACAGCGGACGCATTTATAGAACCTGGTGGGCGGTTCATCAGCAGCCCTGGTCTGCTGAACCCAGAAATAGGCCTCCTCATAACCGCACTTGGGGCACCTGGCCTTGACCTTGGGCAGGGCCTCATCTCCGGTCTTGGTTAGTACTATGGGCTTGTCATCCCTCTTGGTTACCGTCCTCTCCACAAGCCTGCTTGTGGGGTTCACCTCCTCCTCATAACCACACTTGGGGCATTTCCAAATGGACCTGCCATTCACCTTAGTTAAGGTCATTATGCTATGACATTTGGGGCAGAACTTCAGGGCCATTACGCAACCCCCTATCATGACCCATTTATTAATCCTTCGCCTCATGAAGCCCTGGCAGTAAAAGTTTTTAACACCAGGGTTTAGTGGTGGTTGATCAACCTTGGTGGGCGTTAAGGATGTACCGGCGGATTTACTCATAAGGGAGACCGCCAAGTACCTGAAGGAGAACGTGCCCCAGGTAAAACCGCCGGACTGGGCCATATTCGTTAAGACAGGGGCCAATAAGGACAGGCCACCCATGCAGGAGGATTGGTGGTACATAAGGGCTGCGGCAATCCTTAGGAAGGTTTACCTCCACGGACCAGTGGGTATTGAGAGGTTGAGGATGGCCTTTAGTTACAGGGCTAAGGTGGGCCCCGCAACCAGAAGTGAAAGGACCAGGAAGGCTGGGGGTGCCATTATTAGGAATATACTCCACCAACTGGAGGAGGCTGGGTTAATAACCAAGGTACCCAAGAAGGGTAGGGTAGTCACGCCACAGGGGAGGGCGTTGCTCGATGGGATTGCCGAGAACATACTAAAGGAATTAGCCAAGCAAAACCCAGAACTCAGTAAGTACATAGTACCGAGGACCCCTCAACAGTGATTACGTAGACTAAATGGGCAAGGTTAATAAATAGGTTATGTTACAGTCCCATGAATGTCCTCACAGGATTACCCAGAGGGTTATGATGAGGGGCAGGTGAGTGATGAGGAGCTGGAGCAGATTAGGCAGAGGAAGATGCAGGAATTGCAGAGGCAATTGGAGGAGGAGCGCAGGAGACAGGAATTGGCAGCCCAAAGGAGGGCAGCCCTGAGGTTAATACTAACGCCCGAGGCTAGGGAGAGGCTTGATAACCTGAGGGTCGTTAGGCCAGAACTAGTGGAGGCACTGGAGCAGCAGTTAATAAGCCTGGCCCAATCGGGTAGGATTAGGGTTCCCATAACCGATGAGGACCTAAAGAGGATACTCGAGGCCGTTTACAAGCAAACCCATAGGGAGTTCCGCATACGGTACAGGTAACCCATTAAACAGGGGGCTAAACTTATAAAGTCACCATGAAACCATGCATGGAAGTATGGCTAGGAATAAGCCCCTGGGCAAGAAACTAAGGCTTGCGGCCGCCAATAAATCCAATAGATCACCACCCGTTTGGGTCACAGCGAAGACTAATAGGAGGGTTTTAACGAACCCCGCAAGAAGGTACTGGAGAAGGGTTAAATTAAAGCTTTAATTTATTATTAACTTATTAATGAATTATCATCAACTTCGCAAAATCATTTTAATAGATAACTTAAAAATCCACTATACCAAATCGTGTATGTGCAGATAATAGGTGAGGTGCTTAAGGGAATAATGAGGAATTACCCCACGGGGGTGACCATAGTAACCACTAAGTATGAGAATAAGTACTACGGCTTAACCGTGAACTCCTTCACATCACTATCCCTAGACCCACCCCTGGTGTTGATAGCAATCGACAAGAAATTATTTAGTCATGGGGTGATTGATAAATCCGGTGTCTACGCAGTTAACATACTGCCCAGTGATATGAAGGACCTAGCCATTAGATTCGCAACGGCACCCCAGGAGGAGAGGTTCAAGGGCTTGAAGGTTTTCGAGGCCAAGACAGGCTCACCAATAATTGAGGGGGTTATTGCGTACCTTGATTGTAAGGTGGTTGCTAAGTACCCAGGTGGTGATCACACAATATTCGTTGGGGAGGTTGTGGATGGGAATATACTGAGTAATAAGCCACCCCTGGTTTATTACAACCGTAATTATTACTCAATACCCTGAGGTAAGTTATTTATAACCCATTAATCCAGCATTGATTGAATGATGATGGGTACCAAAACTAGATTGGTGAAGAGCTCATGACGAGCTGATCATCAAAGGCCCATTAAGTTGATTGACTGGGCTATGGCCCTGGCCCTCCTCAATGTTCCAGTGACCTTAACCGTGAGAACCATAACCCTAGCCCCATCAACATCTCTAACAATGCACGTGGACGCCCTCAACACGTTTACTAAGTTACGAGGGACGCCCAGCACGGCAAAGCCCTTGCCTGGGTACGTATCGTAAACCCTGACGTTAACCCCCAGCGCATCCTTACCCGCCAATTGCTTAAAGACCTCATTCAACCTACCCAAAACCCGCCCCAGGTACTCCGGGGGATAAACGCTAAGGACTAGGTACCTATTATGCACCCTGGCCATGAACCCCACCCACGCATAGACCCCTTCTATAAATGGCGTCGCTGATGATCCCCATGGGATTATCACCAACCAATGATGAGAGCTCCTTAACGTCCATCCCAGTGAGCAGGCTTAGGAGGGCCACCACATCCCTGGGGTTCCTAACATCATACACGTCATCAACTCCCTGGG is a window of Vulcanisaeta thermophila DNA encoding:
- a CDS encoding acyl-CoA dehydrogenase family protein; amino-acid sequence: MDFGFSREEVLFRDSVREFGERYVKPHWIELDEGKYSLLDLIPRLAEHGLVGLTISSRYGGSEGSFLMAAIAAEELAKADPSLAVPVYFLLETAWPFIVQRYAKDSVKEEVLPRLVKGEAWIGIASTEPQGGSDVAGERTEAKFVNGKWLVTGEKSMVTGVSIALKLPYGGGFVTITRTGPLEARHRAITTFLLMVKRNGVVNEGIETREWDEWGRHGIPTNYLKLNNTPVDPDFILGEVNNGFKIAMEGFNVARTIIGAASIGSAMWLLEQGREWIKQRVVFGKPIASYQSISFKYAELHARLEAAKLMVYKAAWLADKFYSGDPAVSISDVAAAGAMAKMLAVEAAVDTGLEVMKWFGGMSYFRETPIARALLGILSYYVGAEGTQNIMRLIIARQVIGREVE
- a CDS encoding flavin reductase family protein, which translates into the protein MQIIGEVLKGIMRNYPTGVTIVTTKYENKYYGLTVNSFTSLSLDPPLVLIAIDKKLFSHGVIDKSGVYAVNILPSDMKDLAIRFATAPQEERFKGLKVFEAKTGSPIIEGVIAYLDCKVVAKYPGGDHTIFVGEVVDGNILSNKPPLVYYNRNYYSIP
- a CDS encoding 30S ribosomal protein S19e, which encodes MVGVKDVPADLLIRETAKYLKENVPQVKPPDWAIFVKTGANKDRPPMQEDWWYIRAAAILRKVYLHGPVGIERLRMAFSYRAKVGPATRSERTRKAGGAIIRNILHQLEEAGLITKVPKKGRVVTPQGRALLDGIAENILKELAKQNPELSKYIVPRTPQQ
- a CDS encoding 50S ribosomal protein L44e, which gives rise to MKFPKVVNAYCPRCNAYTEHTVSIYSHGKRRNLAEGQRRYLRKLKGYGSSRKPKQKRFAKTTKVVVLKLQCRQCGYVIMKPLGRLKKVELTEVR
- the pcn gene encoding proliferating cell nuclear antigen (pcna); the encoded protein is MPEVKITYPDAREFAQIVDAISALIEEASFTVSNDGMKLRALDPSRTAMIDLLIPREAFEEYPENLSEDVRIGINFTDFKKLLRRIKKGDKLSMEVSEGKLRVKLVSKASRTMTLPLMDISAEELPTPKVVFTVLAKLSSDSLNQALKDADVIADAVKFDARDDGLYVTASSDKGDVEVKFEKEGEVMFEYDLKEPATAKYSLDYLVDTVSKAYRISDIVTVEFATQKPIALTFEIPMGGKLTYYVAPMIE
- a CDS encoding 30S ribosomal protein S27e; the encoded protein is MPTNWRKVLIPRPRSRFIRIRCNNCGNEQVVFDRPSMIVRCLVCGNVLIEPTGGVGKIVGGTVVTTYE
- a CDS encoding transcription factor S, giving the protein MALKFCPKCHSIMTLTKVNGRSIWKCPKCGYEEEVNPTSRLVERTVTKRDDKPIVLTKTGDEALPKVKARCPKCGYEEAYFWVQQTRAADEPPTRFYKCVRCGYVWREYE
- a CDS encoding translation initiation factor IF-2 subunit alpha translates to MSKREDKAEEIKKGVLSIRISRKELPEIGELVVGTVYRIEDHGAYVLLDEYGGLEAYAPINEVVQSWFHDIKDYLKVGQKTVFRVVRVNPSRKLVDVSLKKVRDEERKEKMNKWKRTLRGIRLLELVAKKLNIPLDKALRDFGWKLEDYYGDLLTMFENVAKHGPVELRKLGLDDNVINAILEVARERVEVEPITISGVIRVVSIRPDGVRHIREVLTKSMELAKGEGVEKVSIYTIGPPRYRVDLVGRDPKKLEQALNDMVNFITREMKKRGGEASFSRITEQS
- a CDS encoding RNA-protein complex protein Nop10; the protein is MDSIMRRCKSCGRYTLRKDRCPYCGGELEVPHPAKFSPEDRYGKYRLYMRVISGELKLSPDVAKLIIEKLSQRGS
- a CDS encoding long-chain-fatty-acid--CoA ligase, yielding MPYYNYQLTLDKILTYAERVWPSQEIVYRDLRRYRYREFADNVKRLVTGLRKLGVKPGDKIGVLDWDTDVYLMLYYAVPMSRAVIHTVNIRYPPELIAKTILHAEDKYLVVRDEFLPILEKFPDFFRRFRLIVYSDSKEPVKSSVFTDIINFWDLLNNEPTENFDDVRETDMATIFYTSGTTGEPKGVWFTHRDLILHAMANSIVASIFRDENGEPFFHPDDVYLILVPLFHVHSWGYPHFSILTGRKYIMPGRYEVPKILELMKKEAPSNPNAGVYSAMVPTILHMILTHPDAEKYRDVLRRWKVIIGGAALPEGLARLAKSFGVKIAAGYGLSETCPVLTVAYPTLEIMKLDPEARFREMIKTGVPIPLAQVRVVDPSGKDVPWDGKTVGEIIVRTPWLTREYYKDPEKTAKLWEGDWLHTGDLAVVDQYGYLQIVDREKDAIKSGGEFIPSLLLEDVISTHPKVSAVAVVGMPHEKWGERPVAFIIPKGELTEEELREFLMKKVDEGKIMKWWIPDKFIFVRELPLTSTGKIDKKVLREQVKQMLSQQK
- the priS gene encoding DNA primase catalytic subunit PriS, translating into MVNMLSEDFAKLMKVLFRNYYRSANLEVSNIELREFGFQFFDKEGMVRHVSFKNAQELKQYLVNNVPAHVYYSTALYRDPSNQDMDQKGWLGADLVFDIDGDHLETESCRATELMTLECLGDALEEVEKLIDVLTDDFGFTERDLRVYFSGHRGFHVHIEGDEVKRLSDNERREIIDYLLMREFNTEHLIRRLRTRDVVLIDPKIRGVGGRVAEALHDIDAELLEELQSKRDKVPRNVMGRLSSLNGEISRKLAVHVDEVVTMDIHRLIRMHNSLHGKTGLRVAELGLGDLERGVEYVIDLATPFKKGSLTIRLLRRLPVRRVMGVDVAGDEGSIVKVPINIGIYLVMTGWGEFLD
- a CDS encoding STT3 domain-containing protein; this translates as MSKSKAINTMGLRTTVQSPKIPLFIRITQWLTISSALLSFSLLGYYVRLYPVFLYGFYINEFDPYIRYFMTEQILKYGALKGLLWWLHKGYGAHFTDFWYPWGINWTVVLSPGVSWLGAVLYKVLAHFGYSLLQTVVLFPAILNAMVVPAMFYLGYRLGGKYVGLTAALWSVFSTMILQRATAGWFADAPVFQLMATLGLAFYVETLTRNDRYWLIFAILSALFNGMTVWLWGSYVFLWNFYGLFTIAVLLYILIRMAMRQNPLINVDRVVFSYILTDLGFNTFVVITPRYSIYTLLSGLSAVANATLLFALISYLLIKLYQNPKYQRTMSMMIKYFLVVLVVLIAVFIISGLMGIGGKFLGALSPLARSAIVQSVAEHSPSSLQQSFFNVSITLPFVIYTILLSVFTLSLPALLISIGSLAAAYFASSEVWLFMILGLFWIPATAYGFIKLSELSLGRKSLVGLVVMTVLGVLMAISLIINLQPALSTAILPQQIVSTVTPPYPTPDWLDALRWISYNTPPNATILSWWDYGYWTAVIGNRTSLADNSTVNSTQIALIGLFFMSNPYNYTGVLDILNELHDPQYILIFEPYIVVPTNRSICVLIPEYPAGGDFAKSYWMARIAGYSVPYIETHYIGIGQLTTQSGILSIYVPYANDATGYYAAVNTTLYLLMFNSEVVDSSYAVWSMCARNGIPAYWVFESIPMVVSSGTTFKVITEPLSGYQGPSTPYYYLLSPPPWAQLVYVSRPYGWVIIYKINYDVLRSLAGSVSQ
- a CDS encoding DNA-binding protein — encoded protein: MSSQDYPEGYDEGQVSDEELEQIRQRKMQELQRQLEEERRRQELAAQRRAALRLILTPEARERLDNLRVVRPELVEALEQQLISLAQSGRIRVPITDEDLKRILEAVYKQTHREFRIRYR
- a CDS encoding 50S ribosomal protein L39e → MARNKPLGKKLRLAAANKSNRSPPVWVTAKTNRRVLTNPARRYWRRVKLKL